A window of the Algoriphagus halophilus genome harbors these coding sequences:
- a CDS encoding TonB-dependent receptor, which produces MKKIYFALLILFISWNVQSQTNQAVKLTGIYLGMSFDAFVEKIEAETPYTFYYKKADVADIQINLQVTDTEVRLVLDEIFLNTGLTYSIDRSNRIWVTKGSRILIDFPSEYFNIQDRQDRIVNAGDSLGEFDKNKLFVIGKATDNPESGTATLSGVVTSIESGNPMNGAIVLEKVDFTQVATDRNGKYQLTLPKGRHTIWVQNIGGFQEQRQIDLKGDGVLNMSIEETILSLDEVVVSSGALSNINKLDMGVQSISIADVKRLPAVMGEVDVLRGVLTMPGVNTVGEATTGFNVRGGAADQNLILYGNSTIFNPTHAFGFFSAFNADVVSGVELYKGSIPVNYGGRLSSVLQVDPKYGRKDKIGGSGGIGILTSRLSLEGPINEKTTFILGGRTTYSDWALKLLEDEADFNDSKISFYDINANIQHEVNDKNFIEFTGYISQDDFRFDPDTTYSYQNLNLSLGWRHYFNDHLEGRFTIGTDRYDFGIIGQDNPLNAFDYSFDINQLYLKADFESRKNESHILKYGIHAIQYSINPGINQPYGEESIVILDELEEENAREISVYFGDEFTVNEKLSLSYGGRYMFYQLLGPLSINEYVEGAPITESNVIGEKTYGSGENVKTYHGPEFRVSARYILDNRSSVKLGFNTMRQNIHLLSNSSAISPTDSWKLSDSFIKPQTGGQGSVGYYRNLLNNMLEFSTEVYYRYMNNLLDYRSGAKIVLNHSVEQDVLNSKGKAYGVEFLLKKNTGDLKGTLAYTYARSLLRTSDEPSVEKINNGEFYSSNFDQPHHLVLVANYELSKRINTSLNLNYSTGRPITLPISKFDYAGSERVYFSERNAYRIPDYFRMDFSVNLEGNHKVNKLAHASWSFGVYNLLGRSNPYSVYYVPEGGKLRGYQLSIFAKPIPFITYNFRF; this is translated from the coding sequence ATGAAGAAAATCTACTTTGCCCTTTTGATACTTTTTATTTCATGGAATGTCCAGTCCCAAACAAATCAAGCTGTAAAATTGACGGGAATATATTTGGGAATGTCCTTCGATGCATTTGTAGAGAAAATAGAAGCTGAGACCCCTTACACATTTTATTATAAGAAGGCAGACGTAGCAGACATTCAAATTAACCTTCAGGTTACCGATACAGAGGTCCGTTTGGTTCTGGATGAGATTTTTTTGAATACTGGATTAACCTATTCCATTGATCGTTCAAACAGGATTTGGGTAACAAAAGGCAGTCGGATTTTAATAGATTTTCCTAGTGAATACTTTAATATCCAAGACCGACAAGATCGTATAGTCAATGCTGGGGATTCTTTAGGTGAATTCGATAAGAATAAATTGTTTGTAATAGGGAAGGCTACTGATAATCCTGAATCCGGCACAGCCACACTTTCTGGTGTAGTAACCAGTATTGAATCTGGAAATCCTATGAACGGGGCAATTGTTCTTGAAAAAGTAGATTTTACCCAAGTTGCCACGGATAGAAATGGGAAGTACCAACTTACTTTGCCAAAGGGGCGACATACCATATGGGTACAAAATATCGGTGGATTTCAGGAGCAAAGGCAAATTGACCTGAAAGGGGATGGGGTACTAAACATGAGTATTGAAGAAACCATTCTTTCTTTAGATGAAGTGGTTGTCAGTTCAGGAGCATTATCCAATATCAATAAATTAGATATGGGAGTTCAATCCATTAGCATTGCTGATGTCAAACGTTTGCCAGCAGTGATGGGAGAAGTGGATGTGTTAAGAGGGGTTTTGACGATGCCGGGCGTGAATACGGTAGGCGAAGCTACCACCGGTTTTAATGTTCGTGGAGGTGCTGCAGATCAAAATCTAATACTTTATGGGAATTCTACGATTTTTAATCCAACTCATGCATTTGGATTCTTTTCTGCCTTCAATGCTGATGTGGTGTCAGGAGTGGAATTATACAAAGGCTCCATTCCAGTAAACTATGGAGGGAGGCTTTCTTCTGTCCTGCAAGTGGATCCCAAATATGGGCGAAAGGACAAAATTGGTGGCTCTGGAGGGATTGGAATATTGACCAGTAGGTTAAGCTTGGAGGGTCCAATAAATGAGAAAACTACTTTTATCCTAGGAGGGAGAACAACATATTCTGATTGGGCATTGAAACTATTGGAAGACGAAGCCGATTTCAATGATAGCAAAATTTCTTTCTATGATATCAATGCTAATATCCAGCATGAAGTAAACGATAAGAATTTCATAGAATTTACAGGGTATATCAGTCAAGATGATTTTAGGTTTGACCCAGATACTACCTATTCCTATCAGAATTTAAACCTTTCTCTAGGGTGGAGACATTATTTTAATGATCATCTGGAAGGTCGATTTACGATTGGTACAGATCGATATGATTTTGGAATTATTGGGCAAGATAATCCATTAAACGCCTTTGATTATAGCTTCGATATCAATCAATTGTATTTAAAGGCCGACTTCGAGTCTAGGAAGAATGAAAGCCATATTTTAAAATATGGGATCCATGCGATTCAGTACTCAATTAATCCAGGAATCAATCAACCATATGGAGAAGAGTCTATCGTCATATTAGATGAATTAGAAGAAGAGAATGCGAGAGAGATTTCCGTCTATTTTGGGGATGAATTTACTGTCAATGAAAAGCTATCACTGAGTTATGGCGGTAGGTACATGTTCTATCAGTTGCTGGGGCCTTTGAGCATCAATGAATATGTGGAGGGAGCACCTATCACCGAAAGTAATGTGATTGGAGAAAAGACCTATGGAAGTGGAGAAAATGTAAAAACATACCATGGTCCTGAGTTTCGGGTTTCTGCTAGGTATATTTTGGACAACAGATCCTCGGTTAAGCTAGGGTTTAATACCATGAGACAAAATATTCATTTATTGTCCAATTCTTCTGCTATATCCCCGACTGATTCCTGGAAATTAAGTGACTCTTTTATTAAGCCGCAAACAGGAGGTCAGGGCTCAGTTGGCTATTATAGAAATCTACTAAACAATATGCTGGAATTCTCCACAGAAGTTTACTATCGATATATGAATAATTTACTGGATTATAGGTCCGGAGCTAAAATCGTTCTTAATCATTCCGTCGAACAGGACGTCTTGAATTCCAAGGGTAAAGCTTATGGGGTGGAGTTTCTATTAAAGAAAAATACGGGTGATTTAAAAGGCACATTGGCATATACCTATGCTAGGTCATTGTTAAGGACTTCTGATGAACCCAGTGTGGAAAAAATAAATAATGGAGAATTTTACTCTAGCAATTTTGATCAACCCCATCATTTGGTTTTGGTAGCAAATTATGAGTTAAGTAAAAGGATCAATACTTCCCTAAATCTAAATTATAGTACGGGAAGACCGATCACCTTGCCAATTTCCAAATTTGATTATGCAGGGTCTGAGCGGGTATATTTCTCCGAAAGAAATGCATACAGAATACCTGACTATTTCAGGATGGATTTTTCCGTCAATTTGGAGGGAAACCATAAAGTAAATAAACTGGCACATGCCTCTTGGTCATTTGGCGTGTATAACCTGCTAGGAAGAAGTAATCCGTATTCAGTGTATTATGTACCTGAAGGAGGAAAATTGAGAGGGTATCAGCTTTCTATTTTCGCAAAACCAATTCCATTTATCACTTATAATTTCAGGTTTTGA
- the mdh gene encoding malate dehydrogenase, protein MSKVTVVGAGNVGATCADVLAYREIAEEIVLVDIKEGVAEGKALDIWQKAPINQYDSRTVGSTNDYSKTANSDVVVITSGLPRKPGMTRDDLIETNAGIVKSVTENVIKYSPDAIIIVVSNPLDVMTYQAHLSSKLPRTRVMGMAGILDTARYRAFIASELNVSPKEIQAILMGGHGDTMVPLPRYTTVAGIPVTELIDAEKLDAIIERTKFGGGELVKLMGTSAWYAPGSAAAQMVEAILKNQRRVFPVCIKLEGEYGIDDCYLGVPVILGKNGIEKVLELDLNEEEKALLETSRGHVKEVMEVLNKLGK, encoded by the coding sequence ATGAGCAAAGTAACCGTAGTAGGGGCAGGTAACGTGGGTGCTACCTGTGCCGATGTATTGGCTTATCGCGAAATCGCAGAAGAAATAGTTCTAGTTGACATCAAAGAAGGTGTTGCTGAAGGCAAAGCCCTTGACATTTGGCAGAAAGCTCCAATCAATCAGTATGACAGCCGTACTGTAGGAAGCACAAATGATTACAGCAAAACAGCTAACTCTGATGTAGTAGTGATTACCTCTGGTCTTCCTCGTAAACCTGGAATGACTCGTGACGACTTAATTGAAACCAATGCTGGAATCGTTAAGTCTGTAACAGAAAATGTTATAAAATATTCTCCAGATGCAATCATCATTGTGGTATCCAACCCACTTGACGTGATGACTTACCAAGCTCATCTTTCTTCTAAATTACCAAGAACGAGAGTAATGGGTATGGCTGGAATTTTGGATACTGCTAGATACAGAGCATTTATTGCTTCTGAATTGAATGTTTCTCCAAAAGAAATCCAAGCAATTCTAATGGGTGGACATGGTGACACAATGGTACCACTTCCAAGATACACTACAGTTGCTGGTATTCCTGTGACTGAATTGATCGACGCGGAGAAATTGGATGCAATTATCGAAAGAACCAAATTCGGTGGTGGTGAATTAGTAAAATTAATGGGTACTTCTGCTTGGTATGCTCCAGGTTCAGCAGCTGCTCAAATGGTGGAAGCTATCTTGAAAAATCAAAGAAGAGTATTCCCTGTTTGTATCAAACTTGAAGGCGAATATGGAATCGACGATTGTTACCTAGGTGTACCTGTTATATTAGGTAAAAATGGCATCGAGAAAGTTCTTGAACTTGACTTGAATGAGGAGGAGAAAGCATTGCTAGAGACTTCTAGAGGCCATGTAAAAGAAGTAATGGAAGTTTTAAATAAGTTAGGCAAGTAA
- the epsC gene encoding serine O-acetyltransferase EpsC encodes MDSFISKIFEANKKCSDCPSPKAIQEFFRELLGLLFPEFAHTRFKEEIEIAAKFSILERSLASILSRNNNLHSGDGDQIAHDFFRSLNTVYDYLHEDVDAIYVGDPAAKSRTEILRSYPGFYAIAAYRIANLLHKLGVSLIPRMITEYAHSKTGIEIHPGATIGQHFCIDHGTGVVIGETTIIGDHVKIYQGVTLGALSVNKEDADKKRHPTIEDHVIIYSGATILGGKTIIGANSVIGGNVWLTKSVPAGSKVYYQTQMYHTGSEVTDMYVFKNDNNEVI; translated from the coding sequence ATGGATTCCTTCATTTCAAAAATTTTCGAGGCTAATAAAAAGTGCTCTGACTGTCCATCTCCAAAAGCAATTCAGGAGTTTTTCAGAGAGTTATTGGGTCTTTTGTTTCCAGAATTTGCCCATACAAGGTTCAAAGAGGAGATTGAAATCGCTGCCAAATTTTCTATTCTAGAAAGGTCATTGGCATCCATTTTATCTAGAAACAATAATTTGCATTCTGGAGATGGGGACCAGATTGCTCATGATTTTTTCAGGTCTTTAAATACTGTTTATGATTATCTCCATGAAGATGTTGATGCCATATACGTAGGTGACCCTGCCGCAAAATCCAGGACGGAAATCTTAAGAAGCTACCCGGGTTTTTATGCCATAGCAGCTTATAGAATTGCTAACCTATTACACAAATTAGGAGTTTCCTTGATCCCTAGGATGATTACTGAATATGCTCATAGCAAAACTGGGATAGAAATTCACCCTGGAGCAACCATAGGGCAACACTTCTGCATCGACCATGGTACAGGAGTGGTGATAGGTGAAACTACCATTATTGGTGATCATGTGAAGATTTACCAAGGAGTTACTTTAGGAGCACTGAGCGTAAATAAGGAAGATGCGGATAAGAAACGGCATCCCACCATCGAAGATCATGTAATCATATATTCAGGAGCCACAATTTTAGGAGGAAAAACTATTATTGGAGCAAATAGTGTAATTGGTGGAAATGTGTGGCTCACTAAAAGCGTTCCAGCGGGAAGCAAAGTATATTACCAGACCCAGATGTACCATACTGGCAGTGAAGTGACAGATATGTATGTCTTCAAAAATGATAACAATGAAGTTATTTGA
- a CDS encoding DUF4249 domain-containing protein, whose translation MKKNIHIILGLIMLLVGCREPYDPEIEPTDIKILVVEGYLDTEGLPSLLNLSYTRNIQSDEDFNQIVFPSGEVFLESEGGEQFPLNSLGEGTFEFAYDIPEDGNYRLRIFTTDGNSYSSEWIKPILTPEIIDVGFDKYEQGVEVFLTTKGDENADDFLWTFEETYAFRPKLATAYRYDPELKTVVLASNDLRTDLCYRELSNADLILETSSRFEDQFVFRQTINQIPTGDERLTVRYSILISQKALDKGASDFWEIMRKNTDDLGSIFSPLPSNIGGNIKNDQNPNAPVVGYLSLGTVKQRRLFIGFQDILPWPRLDVPEYFGCIAEQDTIFVDEYESAFMSGGYTPAIPIFCENCYDPIGFRKAERRCTDCTLRGTNVKPDFWDE comes from the coding sequence ATGAAAAAGAATATCCATATAATTCTGGGTTTAATAATGCTCTTGGTAGGGTGTAGAGAACCCTACGATCCTGAAATTGAGCCTACAGATATCAAAATTTTGGTGGTAGAGGGATATTTGGACACAGAAGGGTTGCCAAGCTTGTTGAATTTAAGCTACACCCGGAATATCCAATCAGATGAAGATTTCAACCAGATCGTTTTTCCTTCGGGAGAGGTGTTTTTAGAGTCAGAGGGAGGAGAACAATTTCCCTTAAACTCCTTGGGAGAGGGGACTTTTGAATTTGCCTATGACATTCCTGAAGATGGAAATTATAGACTGAGAATCTTCACTACAGACGGGAATAGTTATTCTTCTGAATGGATCAAACCGATTTTGACCCCAGAGATTATTGATGTGGGATTTGATAAATATGAACAAGGAGTGGAGGTATTCCTCACTACCAAAGGGGATGAGAATGCAGATGATTTTCTTTGGACATTTGAAGAGACCTATGCTTTCCGCCCTAAACTCGCGACTGCCTATCGATACGATCCTGAATTAAAAACCGTGGTATTGGCCTCCAATGATTTGAGAACAGATTTATGCTATCGTGAGTTGAGCAATGCTGATTTGATTTTGGAAACCTCTTCTCGCTTTGAGGATCAGTTTGTGTTCAGACAAACGATCAATCAGATTCCGACTGGGGACGAACGATTAACGGTGAGGTATAGCATCTTGATTTCTCAAAAGGCTTTGGACAAAGGCGCTTCTGATTTTTGGGAAATCATGAGGAAAAACACCGATGACTTAGGTTCCATATTTAGCCCTTTGCCTTCGAATATAGGCGGGAATATCAAGAATGATCAAAACCCAAATGCCCCAGTGGTGGGATACTTAAGTTTAGGTACAGTGAAGCAAAGAAGATTGTTTATTGGGTTTCAAGATATTCTACCTTGGCCGAGATTAGATGTTCCTGAGTACTTTGGCTGTATCGCAGAGCAGGATACGATTTTTGTTGATGAATATGAGTCTGCGTTTATGTCAGGGGGATATACACCTGCAATTCCGATTTTTTGTGAAAATTGTTATGATCCAATTGGTTTTAGAAAAGCAGAACGAAGATGCACGGATTGCACCTTGAGAGGAACCAATGTTAAGCCGGATTTTTGGGATGAATAA
- a CDS encoding sugar phosphate isomerase/epimerase family protein, with amino-acid sequence MNRRNLLKTLALAPAVLSTTATQAKTDKIKKTTFNYCLNTSTIRGQKLSLKETIETSARAGFEGIEIWISDIEGYLKEGNSLSSLNSLLKDSKQIAFNAIGFAPWMAQDAEKSKQGFLQMEKEMKMLSELGCTRVAAPAIGAEGTIDVQQSAEKYAQLIELGRKTGVMPQLEFWGAFGPFHNLSQCLSVAAAANDPDAKILPDVYHLYRGGSGYNGLKLLGPDAFDIIHVNDIPSGKAREELQDKDRVYPGDGIAPYSEIYSTLDSMGGTKILSLELFNPSYYQQDALLVAKTGLEKTKKIFG; translated from the coding sequence ATGAATAGACGAAACCTTCTCAAAACCTTGGCCCTTGCACCAGCGGTTCTATCCACCACTGCAACCCAGGCTAAAACCGATAAAATCAAAAAAACAACATTTAACTATTGTTTAAACACGAGTACTATACGTGGTCAAAAATTAAGTTTAAAAGAAACCATTGAGACTTCGGCAAGGGCTGGCTTTGAAGGAATAGAAATATGGATATCAGATATTGAAGGTTATTTGAAGGAAGGAAACAGTCTTTCATCGTTGAATTCTCTTTTAAAAGATTCTAAGCAGATTGCTTTTAATGCCATTGGTTTTGCACCTTGGATGGCTCAGGATGCCGAAAAATCCAAACAAGGCTTTCTACAAATGGAGAAAGAAATGAAAATGCTTTCTGAACTCGGATGTACCAGAGTAGCTGCTCCTGCTATAGGCGCTGAGGGAACAATTGACGTGCAGCAATCTGCTGAAAAATATGCTCAATTAATTGAATTGGGTAGAAAAACCGGAGTAATGCCTCAATTAGAATTCTGGGGAGCATTCGGCCCTTTTCATAACCTAAGCCAATGCCTTTCTGTAGCCGCAGCTGCCAATGATCCTGATGCTAAAATATTACCTGATGTCTATCACTTGTATAGAGGTGGCTCTGGCTATAACGGATTGAAGTTACTTGGACCTGATGCTTTTGATATTATCCATGTCAATGACATTCCATCTGGAAAAGCAAGGGAAGAATTACAAGATAAAGACCGAGTATATCCTGGAGATGGAATAGCTCCTTATTCCGAAATTTATTCCACTTTAGATTCAATGGGGGGTACTAAAATTCTTTCCTTGGAACTATTCAACCCCAGCTATTATCAACAAGATGCTTTACTTGTTGCCAAAACAGGATTAGAAAAGACCAAAAAAATCTTTGGTTAA
- a CDS encoding FtsB family cell division protein — protein MSKYFKYTKNFYVLGMLFFIFWMFFIDSNNVVNQFRLSGKLNELNEQKEFYQERKEIIKAEREELMSNPELLEKFAREKYLMKKKTEDLYVIVEK, from the coding sequence ATGAGTAAATATTTCAAATACACGAAAAATTTTTATGTGCTCGGAATGCTCTTTTTTATTTTTTGGATGTTTTTTATCGATTCTAACAATGTGGTTAATCAATTCAGGTTGAGTGGAAAACTGAATGAATTGAACGAGCAAAAGGAGTTTTATCAAGAAAGAAAAGAGATAATTAAAGCGGAACGAGAGGAGTTAATGAGTAATCCTGAACTTTTAGAGAAGTTTGCACGTGAAAAATATCTCATGAAAAAGAAGACTGAAGATCTCTATGTCATTGTTGAAAAATAA
- a CDS encoding mechanosensitive ion channel family protein: MIKKYFLLLWISFLASSYSYGQLITEQKDLMEVSDEVNLSSPYHTTLTFFYNLEEENFHPDKAAKTFNLKGAETLNGNQLSVKLKQIFEGKGVIIRTSSIPNEQNYRDTLSGSDQIFYFDRTKLPGVFLEKTGNQWMFSSFTVGQINSLHRETYPYGTAKLLDLLPKIGNEEYLGFHLWQLVGFLILIFLVFLSHLVFTFLVDKGLLYVLKRLGYGYIGENYLLPIARITSFYFIVLLLALFLPVLQLPTEIWAWIIVIINTLKPLLITVIFYKIVDVIAAYFSKLAERTESTLDDQLVPLIRKTLKAFVIIIGTLFVLKEGLNLDIIPFLTGLSIGGVAIALAAQDTIKNFFGSVMIFLDRPFQVGDWITSGDLDGTVEEVGFRSTRVRTFRNSVMYIPNGKIADATIDNHGLRQYRRFYTTITITYDTPPELVEEFVKGLRAIVTSHPKTRKDTFHVYFNNLSSFSLDIMFYIFFEVPTWAEELECRHEILIQIMKLAETLEVRFAFPTQTVHMETFPEKKSLSPEYDSDIKRYQAKLGQFMQEELRKKEN, encoded by the coding sequence ATGATTAAAAAGTATTTCTTGTTACTCTGGATATCTTTCCTGGCATCCTCTTATTCATATGGCCAGTTAATAACGGAGCAAAAAGATTTGATGGAAGTTTCTGATGAGGTGAACTTAAGTTCCCCTTATCACACGACTTTGACTTTTTTTTACAATTTGGAAGAGGAAAACTTTCATCCTGATAAAGCCGCCAAAACCTTTAATTTGAAAGGTGCTGAAACCTTGAACGGAAATCAACTTAGCGTAAAACTGAAGCAGATTTTTGAGGGAAAAGGGGTCATCATCAGAACTAGTAGCATCCCTAATGAGCAAAACTATAGAGACACCTTATCCGGTTCAGATCAGATCTTTTACTTTGACAGGACAAAACTACCAGGGGTCTTTTTAGAGAAAACAGGTAATCAATGGATGTTTTCTTCCTTCACGGTAGGCCAAATCAATAGCCTGCATAGAGAAACTTATCCTTACGGAACTGCTAAATTATTAGACTTACTTCCAAAAATTGGGAATGAAGAATATTTAGGATTTCACCTGTGGCAATTGGTCGGATTCCTAATCTTGATATTCCTGGTATTTCTCAGCCATTTGGTGTTCACATTTTTAGTCGACAAGGGGCTACTGTATGTTCTAAAACGCTTGGGGTATGGGTATATCGGTGAAAACTACCTATTGCCCATTGCCAGGATTACCAGTTTCTATTTTATCGTGCTTTTGTTGGCGCTATTCCTTCCAGTATTACAGTTACCTACTGAAATATGGGCATGGATTATTGTGATCATCAATACCCTAAAACCTCTCTTAATCACCGTAATTTTCTACAAAATTGTAGATGTTATCGCTGCCTACTTCTCAAAACTGGCAGAAAGAACAGAGTCTACCCTTGATGATCAATTAGTGCCTTTGATCAGAAAGACCCTAAAAGCTTTCGTAATAATCATTGGTACGCTCTTCGTTTTAAAAGAAGGACTCAATCTTGACATTATTCCATTCCTAACAGGACTTTCTATTGGTGGTGTGGCCATTGCTTTGGCAGCTCAGGATACCATAAAGAACTTCTTTGGTTCGGTGATGATCTTTTTGGATAGGCCTTTTCAGGTAGGTGATTGGATTACTTCAGGTGACTTAGATGGAACGGTAGAAGAAGTTGGTTTTAGATCTACTCGAGTAAGAACCTTCCGTAATTCTGTCATGTATATTCCCAATGGAAAAATTGCGGATGCCACGATAGACAACCATGGTTTACGCCAGTACAGACGTTTCTATACGACCATTACAATCACCTATGATACCCCTCCTGAATTAGTAGAGGAATTTGTAAAAGGGCTTCGTGCGATCGTCACCTCTCATCCGAAAACAAGAAAAGACACCTTCCATGTCTATTTCAACAACTTGTCCTCTTTTAGTTTGGACATTATGTTTTACATTTTCTTCGAAGTTCCTACATGGGCCGAGGAATTGGAATGCAGACATGAAATATTAATTCAGATTATGAAGCTTGCTGAAACCTTGGAGGTAAGATTTGCATTCCCTACTCAGACTGTTCATATGGAAACCTTCCCAGAGAAAAAGAGTCTTTCTCCGGAATACGATTCAGACATCAAGAGGTACCAGGCAAAACTCGGTCAGTTCATGCAAGAGGAATTGAGGAAAAAAGAAAATTAA
- the cysM gene encoding cysteine synthase CysM — translation MKLFELVGNTPLIELQAIPTNPKVKILCKLEGQNPGGSVKDRAAYNMIKSALDRGDIKKGDKLVEATSGNTGIALAMIAKVMGLDMTLIMPDNSTRERVLSIEAYGARVILTPAAQTIEYSRTLAEKMSAEEGYYMLNQFGNKDNYLAHYKTTGPEIWKDTQGKITHFVSAMGTTGTIMGVSMYLKEQNPQVQIVGTQPTDGSSIPGIRRWSPEFLPAIFDSSRVDQVIDVSQDQATEMTRRMAKEEGVLAGMSSGGALHAAIELSKTLEEGVIVCITCDRGDRYLSSDLFG, via the coding sequence ATGAAGTTATTTGAATTAGTAGGAAATACCCCTTTAATAGAGCTTCAGGCTATTCCAACTAACCCCAAAGTAAAAATCTTATGTAAGCTGGAAGGACAAAACCCCGGAGGGAGCGTAAAGGATCGTGCGGCTTACAATATGATCAAATCGGCATTGGATCGAGGAGATATCAAAAAAGGAGATAAGCTAGTAGAGGCCACCAGTGGAAATACAGGGATTGCTTTGGCGATGATTGCCAAAGTGATGGGCCTGGATATGACGTTGATAATGCCTGATAACTCCACTCGAGAACGGGTACTTTCTATAGAAGCGTATGGAGCTCGCGTAATCTTGACTCCTGCTGCTCAAACCATCGAGTATTCCAGAACTCTTGCTGAAAAAATGAGCGCGGAAGAAGGATATTATATGCTGAATCAATTCGGGAACAAGGATAATTATCTAGCACATTATAAAACCACTGGGCCTGAAATCTGGAAGGATACCCAAGGGAAAATCACCCATTTTGTTTCGGCAATGGGGACTACAGGTACCATCATGGGGGTTTCCATGTATCTAAAAGAGCAAAATCCCCAGGTACAAATTGTAGGAACCCAACCCACAGATGGATCCAGTATACCTGGGATCAGAAGATGGTCTCCAGAATTTTTGCCAGCTATATTTGATTCCTCTAGAGTGGATCAGGTAATCGATGTAAGTCAAGATCAAGCCACTGAAATGACCAGAAGAATGGCCAAGGAAGAGGGGGTCTTAGCTGGTATGAGTAGTGGTGGCGCATTACACGCCGCCATCGAACTTTCTAAAACCTTGGAAGAAGGAGTAATCGTTTGTATAACCTGTGACCGGGGAGATCGTTATCTAAGCTCGGACTTGTTTGGTTAA
- the eno gene encoding phosphopyruvate hydratase — MTLIQAIHARQILDSRGNPTIEVDVLTDSGAFGRAAVPSGASTGVNEAVELRDGDKSKYLGKGVLKAVENVNEIIQSELIGESVFDQRGIDNLMIKLDGTDTKSKLGANAILGVSLAVAKAAADDLGIPLFRYVGGVNAKTLPVPMMNIINGGSHSDAPIAFQEFMIRPVGAPTFSEAMRMGAEIFHNLKKILHDKGLSTAVGDEGGFAPNFSGGTEEALGCILDAIEKAGYKAGSDITIALDCASSEFFEDGVYNYKKFEGDTGKARSRAEQVDYLAELTEKYPIDSIEDGCAEEDWEGWAMLTAKIGDKVQLVGDDLFVTNVKFLKRGIEEKSANSILIKVNQIGTLTETLDAIDLAHKAGFTAVMSHRSGETEDSTIADLAVACNCGQIKTGSASRSDRMAKYNQLLRIEELLADTAYFPKKK, encoded by the coding sequence ATGACGTTGATACAAGCAATTCATGCGAGACAAATTTTAGATTCCAGAGGTAACCCTACTATTGAAGTAGATGTACTTACAGACTCTGGTGCTTTTGGCCGTGCAGCAGTACCAAGTGGTGCTTCTACAGGTGTTAATGAGGCCGTAGAGCTTCGTGATGGCGACAAAAGTAAATACCTTGGAAAAGGTGTTTTAAAAGCAGTCGAAAATGTGAATGAAATTATCCAATCCGAATTGATCGGAGAATCAGTTTTTGATCAAAGAGGGATCGATAACTTGATGATCAAATTGGATGGAACTGATACCAAATCAAAATTAGGTGCAAATGCGATCCTGGGAGTTTCCTTGGCCGTAGCTAAAGCTGCAGCTGACGATTTAGGGATTCCTTTGTTCAGATATGTAGGTGGAGTAAATGCCAAAACTCTCCCTGTTCCAATGATGAACATCATCAATGGTGGATCTCACTCTGATGCTCCTATTGCATTCCAGGAGTTTATGATACGTCCTGTAGGAGCTCCAACCTTCTCTGAAGCGATGAGAATGGGTGCTGAGATCTTCCATAATTTAAAGAAGATTCTTCACGACAAAGGTTTGAGTACTGCAGTAGGGGATGAAGGTGGATTTGCTCCAAACTTCTCTGGTGGTACGGAAGAGGCGCTAGGTTGTATCTTGGATGCGATCGAAAAAGCGGGCTACAAAGCGGGTTCTGATATTACCATTGCACTTGATTGCGCATCTTCTGAGTTCTTTGAAGATGGCGTTTACAATTATAAGAAATTCGAAGGAGATACTGGTAAAGCTAGATCTAGAGCTGAGCAAGTGGATTATTTGGCTGAATTGACTGAAAAGTATCCAATTGATTCTATCGAAGATGGATGTGCCGAGGAAGATTGGGAAGGATGGGCTATGTTGACTGCTAAAATTGGAGATAAAGTTCAGTTGGTAGGAGACGATTTATTTGTAACCAACGTGAAGTTCTTGAAGCGTGGTATTGAAGAAAAATCTGCAAACTCTATCTTGATCAAAGTAAATCAAATCGGTACATTGACAGAAACTTTGGACGCAATTGACTTGGCTCATAAAGCAGGGTTTACTGCTGTGATGTCCCACAGATCTGGTGAAACTGAGGATTCTACCATTGCGGACTTGGCAGTAGCTTGTAATTGCGGTCAAATCAAAACTGGTTCAGCTTCCCGTTCTGATAGAATGGCGAAATACAATCAGTTGTTGAGAATCGAAGAATTGCTTGCTGATACAGCGTATTTCCCTAAGAAGAAATAA